One Streptosporangium sp. NBC_01495 DNA window includes the following coding sequences:
- the rplC gene encoding 50S ribosomal protein L3, producing MANKIKGVLGKKLGMTQVFDADNRMVPVTVVEAGPCVVTRVRTAEKDGYTAVQLGFGQVDPRKVNKPLGDYLRKHDITPRRYFAEIRTDDASDYTLGQELLADTFEAGQFVDVTGKSKGKGFAGVMKRHGFKGLGASHGTQRKHRSPGSIGGCATPGRVFKGVRMAGRMGNVRTTVQSLKVHAVDAEKGLILIKGAIPGANGSLVLVRTAAKKGAAK from the coding sequence ATGGCTAACAAGATCAAGGGCGTCCTGGGCAAGAAGCTCGGCATGACCCAGGTCTTCGACGCGGACAACCGGATGGTCCCGGTGACCGTCGTCGAGGCTGGCCCGTGCGTCGTGACCCGCGTCCGCACCGCCGAGAAGGACGGCTACACCGCCGTCCAGCTGGGCTTCGGCCAGGTCGACCCGCGGAAGGTCAACAAGCCGCTCGGCGACTACCTGCGCAAGCACGACATCACCCCGCGCCGTTACTTCGCGGAGATCCGCACCGACGACGCGAGCGACTACACCCTGGGCCAGGAGCTCCTCGCCGACACCTTCGAGGCCGGCCAGTTCGTCGACGTGACGGGCAAGAGCAAGGGCAAGGGTTTCGCGGGTGTCATGAAGCGCCACGGCTTCAAGGGCCTCGGCGCCTCGCACGGTACGCAGCGCAAGCACCGCTCGCCCGGTTCCATCGGTGGCTGCGCCACCCCCGGCCGCGTCTTCAAGGGCGTGCGCATGGCGGGCCGGATGGGCAACGTCCGCACGACCGTCCAGAGCCTCAAGGTTCACGCCGTGGACGCCGAGAAGGGCCTCATCCTGATCAAGGGTGCGATCCCCGGCGCCAACGGCAGCCTGGTCCTGGTCCGCACCGCCGCCAAGAAGGGGGCTGCCAAGTGA
- the rpsJ gene encoding 30S ribosomal protein S10, with product MAGQKIRIRLKAYDHEVIDVSAKKIVETVTRTGAKVAGPVPLPTEKNVYCVIRSPHKYKDSREHFEMRTHKRLIDIIDPTPKTVDSLMRLDLPAGVDISIKL from the coding sequence ATGGCGGGACAGAAGATCCGCATTCGGCTCAAGGCCTATGACCACGAGGTCATCGACGTCTCGGCCAAGAAGATCGTCGAGACGGTGACAAGGACTGGCGCCAAGGTCGCGGGCCCGGTGCCGCTGCCGACCGAGAAGAACGTGTACTGCGTCATCCGCTCGCCGCACAAGTACAAGGACAGCCGCGAGCACTTTGAGATGCGCACGCACAAGCGGCTGATTGACATCATCGATCCGACGCCGAAGACGGTCGACTCGCTCATGCGACTCGACCTTCCCGCCGGTGTTGACATCTCGATCAAGCTCTGA
- the tuf gene encoding elongation factor Tu produces the protein MAKAKFERTKPHVNIGTIGHIDHGKTTLTAAITKVLHERFPTLNEATPFDKIDKAPEEKARGITISIAHVEYQTEKRHYAHVDCPGHADYVKNMITGAAQMDGAILVVAATDGPMPQTKEHVLLARQVGVPYIVVALNKSDMVDDEEILELVELEVRELLSAQEFPGDDLPVVRVSALKALEGDAKWGDSIIELMTAVDENVPEPVRETEKPFLMPIEDVFSITGRGTVVTGRIERGIVKVNETVDIIGIKETKTTTTVTGVEMFRKLLDEGQAGDNVGLLLRGIKREDVERGQCIIKPGTTTPHTEFEAQVYILSKDEGGRHTPFFNNYRPQFYFRTTDVTGVVNLPEGTEMVMPGDNTEMNVALIQPIAMEDGLKFAIREGGRTVGAGRVTKIIK, from the coding sequence GTGGCCAAGGCCAAGTTCGAGCGGACCAAGCCGCACGTAAACATCGGCACCATTGGGCACATCGACCACGGCAAGACCACTCTGACCGCGGCGATCACCAAGGTGCTCCACGAGCGTTTCCCGACTCTTAACGAGGCGACCCCGTTCGACAAGATCGACAAGGCGCCCGAGGAGAAGGCTCGTGGTATCACGATCTCCATCGCGCACGTCGAGTACCAGACCGAGAAGCGCCACTACGCCCACGTGGACTGCCCCGGTCACGCCGACTACGTGAAGAACATGATCACCGGCGCGGCTCAGATGGACGGTGCGATCCTCGTGGTCGCCGCCACCGACGGCCCGATGCCGCAGACGAAGGAGCACGTCCTCCTGGCCCGCCAGGTCGGCGTCCCCTACATCGTCGTGGCCCTCAACAAGTCCGACATGGTGGACGACGAGGAGATCCTGGAGCTCGTCGAGCTCGAGGTCCGCGAGCTTCTCTCGGCCCAGGAGTTCCCCGGCGACGACCTGCCGGTCGTCCGCGTCTCGGCGCTGAAGGCGCTTGAGGGCGACGCCAAGTGGGGCGACTCGATCATCGAGCTCATGACCGCCGTGGACGAGAACGTCCCCGAGCCGGTTCGTGAGACCGAGAAGCCGTTCCTGATGCCGATCGAGGACGTCTTCTCGATCACCGGTCGCGGCACGGTCGTCACCGGCCGTATCGAGCGCGGTATCGTCAAGGTCAACGAGACCGTCGACATCATCGGCATCAAGGAGACCAAGACCACCACCACGGTCACCGGTGTCGAGATGTTCCGCAAGCTCCTCGACGAGGGCCAGGCGGGCGACAACGTCGGTCTGCTCCTGCGCGGCATCAAGCGCGAGGACGTCGAGCGCGGCCAGTGCATCATCAAGCCGGGCACGACCACCCCGCACACCGAGTTCGAGGCCCAGGTCTACATCCTGAGCAAGGACGAGGGCGGCCGCCACACCCCGTTCTTCAACAACTACCGCCCGCAGTTCTACTTCCGTACGACCGACGTGACCGGCGTGGTGAACCTCCCCGAGGGCACCGAGATGGTCATGCCCGGCGACAACACGGAGATGAACGTCGCGCTGATCCAGCCCATCGCGATGGAGGACGGTCTCAAGTTCGCCATCCGTGAGGGTGGCCGCACCGTCGGTGCGGGTCGAGTGACCAAGATCATCAAGTAG